The Streptomyces laurentii genome contains a region encoding:
- a CDS encoding F0F1 ATP synthase subunit beta (ATP binding site [chemical binding];~ATP synthase alpha/beta chain, C terminal domain; pfam00306;~ATP synthase alpha/beta family, beta-barrel domain; pfam02874;~COG: COG0055; Pfam: PF02874,PF00006,PF00306; InterPro: IPR005722;~F0F1 ATP synthase subunit beta [Mobiluncus curtisii ATCC43063];~F0F1 ATP synthase subunit beta; Validated;~F1 ATP synthase beta subunit, nucleotide-binding domain. The F-ATPase is foundin bacterial plasma membranes, mitochondrial inner membranes and in chloroplast thylakoid membranes. It has also been foundin the archaea Methanosarcina barkeri. It uses a...; cd01133;~Walker A motif;~Walker B motif;~alpha subunit interaction interface [polypeptide binding];~identified by MetaGeneAnnotator; putative;~inhibitor binding site), which translates to MTTTVETAAATGRVARVIGPVVDVEFPVDAMPEIYNALHVDVQDPSGEGMKTLTLEVAQHLGDGLVRTISMQPTDGLVRQAAVTDTGSAITVPVGDVTKGKVFNTLGEVLNEDASTVANAERWGIHRKAPAFDQLESKTEMFETGLKVVDLLTPYVKGGKIGLFGGAGVGKTVLIQEMIVRVAKLHEGVSVFAGVGERTREGNDLMVEMEEAGVLDKTALVFGQMDEPPGTRLRVALAGLTMAEYFRDVQKQDVLFFIDNIFRFTQAGSEVSTLLGRMPSAVGYQPNLADEMGLLQERITSTRGHSITSMQAIYVPADDLTDPAPATTFAHLDATTVLSRPISEKGIYPAVDPLDSTSRILDPRYIAEDHYAAAMRVKGILQKYKDLQDIIAILGIDELSEEDKLVVHRARRVERFLSQNTHAAKQFTGVDGSDVPLDESIAAFNAICDGEYDHFPEQAFFMCGGLEDLKNNAKELGVS; encoded by the coding sequence ATGACGACCACTGTTGAGACGGCCGCCGCCACGGGCCGCGTCGCCCGGGTCATCGGCCCGGTCGTCGACGTGGAGTTCCCCGTCGACGCCATGCCGGAGATCTACAACGCGCTGCACGTCGACGTGCAGGACCCGTCCGGCGAGGGCATGAAGACGCTGACCCTCGAGGTCGCGCAGCACCTCGGTGACGGCCTGGTCCGCACCATCTCGATGCAGCCCACCGACGGTCTGGTCCGCCAGGCCGCGGTGACCGACACGGGCTCCGCCATCACGGTCCCGGTCGGCGACGTCACCAAGGGCAAGGTCTTCAACACCCTGGGCGAGGTCCTCAACGAGGACGCGTCCACGGTCGCGAACGCCGAGCGCTGGGGCATCCACCGCAAGGCCCCGGCCTTCGACCAGCTCGAGTCCAAGACCGAGATGTTCGAGACCGGCCTGAAGGTCGTCGACCTTCTCACCCCGTACGTCAAGGGTGGAAAGATCGGTCTGTTCGGTGGTGCCGGTGTCGGCAAGACCGTTCTGATCCAGGAAATGATCGTGCGTGTGGCGAAGCTGCACGAGGGTGTGTCGGTCTTCGCGGGCGTCGGTGAGCGTACCCGTGAGGGCAACGACCTCATGGTCGAGATGGAGGAGGCCGGCGTTCTGGACAAGACCGCGCTGGTCTTCGGCCAGATGGACGAGCCCCCGGGCACCCGTCTGCGCGTCGCCCTGGCCGGTCTGACCATGGCGGAGTACTTCCGCGATGTGCAGAAGCAGGACGTGCTGTTCTTCATCGACAACATCTTCCGCTTCACGCAGGCCGGTTCCGAGGTCTCGACCCTGCTCGGCCGTATGCCCTCCGCGGTGGGTTACCAGCCGAACCTGGCCGACGAGATGGGTCTCCTCCAGGAGCGCATCACCTCGACCCGTGGTCACTCGATCACCTCGATGCAGGCGATCTACGTCCCCGCCGACGACCTCACCGACCCGGCGCCGGCGACCACCTTCGCCCACCTCGACGCGACGACGGTTCTCTCCCGTCCGATCTCCGAGAAGGGCATCTACCCGGCCGTGGACCCGCTGGACTCCACGTCCCGGATCCTGGACCCGCGTTACATCGCCGAGGACCACTACGCCGCCGCCATGCGCGTCAAGGGAATCCTCCAGAAGTACAAGGACCTCCAGGACATCATCGCGATCCTCGGTATCGACGAGCTGAGCGAGGAGGACAAGCTCGTTGTCCACCGCGCCCGCCGTGTCGAGCGCTTCCTGTCCCAGAACACCCACGCGGCGAAGCAGTTCACCGGCGTGGACGGTTCGGACGTTCCGCTCGACGAGTCGATCGCCGCGTTCAACGCGATCTGCGACGGTGAGTACGACCACTTCCCCGAGCAGGCCTTCTTCATGTGCGGTGGTCTTGAGGACCTCAAGAACAACGCCAAGGAGCTCGGCGTCTCCTGA
- a CDS encoding hypothetical protein (Protein of unknown function (DUF2550); pfam10739;~identified by MetaGeneAnnotator; putative;~secreted protein [Streptomyces pristinaespiralis ATCC25486]) — protein sequence MFLVLLVCGLVVALLVVGLVVFALRRRLIQRSGGTFDCSLRWDVTEERDPSGKGWVYGVARYSGDEIAWFRVFSYAPRPKRILERSAIEVLERRSPEGEEELALLSDSVIQGCLVGGIRLELAMSEDALTGFLAWLEAAPPGQRVNVA from the coding sequence ATGTTCCTCGTGTTGCTCGTGTGCGGCCTGGTCGTCGCACTGCTGGTGGTCGGGCTTGTGGTGTTCGCGCTGCGGCGCAGGCTGATCCAGCGGTCCGGCGGCACCTTCGACTGTTCCCTGCGCTGGGACGTGACGGAGGAGCGGGACCCGTCCGGCAAGGGCTGGGTGTACGGGGTCGCCCGCTACAGCGGTGACGAGATCGCCTGGTTCCGGGTCTTCTCGTACGCGCCCCGCCCCAAGCGGATCCTGGAGCGCTCGGCCATCGAGGTCCTGGAGCGCCGGAGCCCGGAGGGCGAGGAGGAGCTGGCGCTGCTGTCGGACTCCGTGATCCAGGGCTGTCTGGTGGGCGGGATCCGGCTGGAGCTGGCGATGAGCGAGGACGCGCTCACCGGGTTCCTCGCGTGGCTGGAGGCGGCGCCTCCCGGCCAGAGGGTCAACGTGGCGTAA
- a CDS encoding hypothetical protein (identified by MetaGeneAnnotator; putative;~sequence version:1) translates to MWPEASDISVRPGECHVWTARAVSVVEGLSALLDARERRVYESLTGAPVRAQYLTAHALLRTVLGGALDRDPASLVFAAGPHGKPYLPDSALEFSLSHSGDMVAVALAPDAPVGVDVQQVPEPSAELPLPVLSAGERAVYERVPASERAAAFASYWVRKEAVLKATGEGLRVDPSRLTVSAPGRPARLLGWRGRDEGGPRLPVRLHDVETGEGYRAAVALLGGPHRIVRRSR, encoded by the coding sequence ATGTGGCCTGAGGCGTCCGACATATCCGTACGGCCCGGTGAGTGCCATGTGTGGACCGCCCGGGCCGTTTCCGTCGTCGAGGGCCTGTCCGCGCTGCTCGACGCCCGCGAGCGGCGGGTGTACGAGTCGCTGACCGGTGCCCCGGTCCGGGCCCAGTACCTGACGGCGCACGCGCTGCTGCGTACGGTCCTCGGCGGCGCGCTCGACCGTGATCCCGCCTCGCTCGTCTTCGCGGCCGGCCCGCACGGCAAGCCGTATCTCCCGGACTCCGCCCTGGAGTTCTCGCTCTCCCACTCGGGCGACATGGTCGCGGTAGCGCTCGCGCCGGACGCCCCGGTGGGCGTCGACGTCCAGCAGGTGCCCGAGCCGTCCGCCGAACTGCCGCTGCCGGTGCTGTCGGCGGGGGAGCGGGCGGTGTACGAGCGGGTGCCGGCGTCCGAGCGGGCCGCGGCGTTCGCCTCGTACTGGGTCCGCAAGGAAGCCGTCCTCAAGGCGACGGGCGAGGGCCTGCGCGTGGACCCCTCCCGCCTCACGGTCTCCGCCCCCGGCCGCCCCGCCCGGCTGCTCGGCTGGCGAGGCCGCGACGAGGGCGGTCCCCGGCTGCCGGTGCGGCTGCACGACGTGGAGACCGGGGAGGGCTACCGCGCGGCGGTCGCCCTGCTCGGCGGACCGCACCGGATCGTCCGCCGGTCCCGCTGA
- a CDS encoding 1,4-dihydroxy-2-naphthoate prenyltransferase (identified by MetaGeneAnnotator; putative;~sequence version:1), with translation MTDDTLTPAPAAAPPAAAAPVSHSRLRVYARLGKLDVYDYYLGVFVVLAAVVLPPGPLGARGAAVLGVFAVAQILLLMAMTAFDDVTGFRDGSDITNYGPDHPLRNIQRKPLVAGTLTVRQALWFAWSCAAGAALLLAAAAALAPHRPLWTVIGLVALWVVTLQYSYGVKLSYHGFQELYLVALGFALVILPYGMITGQATGLLLVQAVLFGFGPLMFGVYSNTNDVDGDRAVGRPTVAALVSERGNARFIGVLSLAETLIVAAACVTGLAPWWFLPLMLPAGLLRMYQYHLGFRRDSIMRARRTGFAVHRGSVILMTVGNLLLALTRG, from the coding sequence ATGACGGACGACACCCTCACGCCCGCACCCGCCGCAGCGCCCCCGGCCGCGGCGGCTCCCGTCTCGCACAGCCGGCTGCGGGTCTACGCCCGCCTCGGCAAACTCGACGTCTACGACTACTACTTGGGCGTCTTCGTCGTCCTGGCGGCCGTGGTCCTGCCGCCGGGACCACTCGGCGCGCGCGGCGCGGCGGTGCTCGGCGTGTTCGCGGTGGCCCAGATCCTGCTGCTGATGGCGATGACCGCCTTCGACGACGTCACGGGCTTCCGCGACGGAAGTGACATCACCAACTACGGCCCCGACCACCCACTGCGCAACATCCAGCGGAAGCCGTTGGTCGCGGGCACGTTGACGGTACGTCAGGCCCTGTGGTTCGCCTGGAGCTGCGCCGCCGGCGCCGCCCTGCTGCTCGCGGCCGCCGCCGCGCTGGCCCCGCACCGTCCGCTGTGGACCGTGATCGGCCTCGTCGCGCTGTGGGTGGTGACGCTGCAGTACTCCTACGGCGTCAAGCTCAGCTACCACGGCTTCCAGGAGCTCTACCTGGTCGCGCTCGGTTTCGCGCTGGTCATCCTCCCGTACGGCATGATCACCGGCCAGGCCACCGGGCTGCTCCTGGTCCAGGCCGTCCTGTTCGGCTTCGGCCCGCTGATGTTCGGCGTCTACTCCAACACCAACGACGTCGACGGCGACCGCGCGGTGGGCCGCCCCACCGTCGCCGCGCTGGTGTCCGAGCGCGGCAACGCCCGCTTCATCGGCGTGCTGTCGCTCGCCGAGACGCTGATCGTCGCCGCCGCCTGCGTGACGGGCCTCGCCCCGTGGTGGTTCCTGCCGCTGATGCTCCCGGCGGGGCTGCTGCGGATGTACCAGTACCACCTCGGCTTCCGGCGGGACTCGATCATGCGCGCCCGGCGTACCGGCTTCGCGGTGCACCGCGGCAGCGTGATCCTGATGACCGTCGGCAACCTGCTCCTGGCCCTGACCCGGGGCTGA
- a CDS encoding hypothetical protein (Helix-turn-helix domains; cl00088;~Tetracyclin repressor, C-terminal all-alpha domain; pfam02909;~identified by MetaGeneAnnotator; putative;~predicted protein [Streptomyces sp. AA4]), giving the protein MQPACASCGKALEPADRGRPRTYCSRSCQAKAYRTRKTEAPAALPEGGDGPRHLTLDRIVRAGIAVADAEGLDALSMRRVAAGLGTGTMSLYRHVTSKDDLVTLMVETAMTEVPLPGSPARDWRHGLERAAARDWELYHRHPWILPRVMMTTRAHFSPALAADSESALASFDGLGLEPADVFRYMFLFASYVQGVALILVSDLEAERQAKTATERGGTTPEDARDRLYAPGAYPRLARAMRAGADPWDLDALFASGLDGVLDGIAADLARRHSGA; this is encoded by the coding sequence GTGCAGCCGGCCTGCGCGTCGTGCGGAAAGGCGCTGGAGCCCGCGGACCGGGGGCGGCCGAGAACGTACTGCTCCCGTTCCTGCCAGGCGAAGGCGTACCGGACCCGCAAGACGGAGGCCCCGGCCGCCCTCCCGGAGGGCGGCGACGGGCCGCGGCACCTCACCCTCGACCGCATCGTGCGCGCCGGCATCGCCGTCGCGGACGCGGAGGGGCTGGACGCGCTGTCGATGCGCCGGGTCGCCGCCGGACTCGGCACCGGCACGATGTCCCTGTACCGCCATGTGACGTCCAAGGACGATCTAGTCACCCTGATGGTGGAGACCGCGATGACCGAGGTGCCGCTGCCCGGCTCACCGGCCCGGGACTGGCGTCACGGCCTCGAACGCGCCGCGGCCCGCGACTGGGAGCTGTACCACCGCCACCCGTGGATCCTTCCGCGCGTCATGATGACGACCCGCGCCCACTTCAGCCCGGCTCTCGCGGCGGACAGCGAAAGCGCCCTCGCCTCGTTCGACGGGCTCGGCCTCGAACCGGCCGACGTCTTCCGGTACATGTTCCTGTTCGCCTCCTACGTGCAAGGCGTGGCGCTGATCCTCGTCAGCGACCTGGAGGCCGAACGGCAGGCGAAGACCGCCACGGAACGGGGAGGGACGACCCCCGAGGACGCGCGGGACCGGCTGTACGCGCCCGGGGCGTATCCCCGGCTCGCCCGCGCCATGCGCGCGGGCGCCGACCCCTGGGATCTCGACGCCCTGTTCGCCTCGGGCCTCGACGGCGTCCTGGACGGCATCGCGGCCGATCTCGCACGACGGCACTCCGGCGCCTGA
- a CDS encoding alkylhydroperoxidase (Carboxymuconolactone decarboxylase family; pfam02627;~Uncharacterized conserved protein [Function unknown];~alkylhydroperoxidase ahpd [Rhodococcus equi 103S];~identified by MetaGeneAnnotator; putative), with amino-acid sequence MTGMNLVEQHPATYKSLVALSTQAEAGMAETGLAPLLAELVKIRVSQLNGCAFCLRTHTRDALAKGETADRLAVLAAWGESGYFTARERAALAVAERTTRPGEPVRWAYEDEALTDDQASAVSWLAIVMNAWNRVALMSRTPVAP; translated from the coding sequence ATGACCGGCATGAATCTCGTGGAGCAGCACCCCGCCACGTACAAGAGCCTGGTGGCGCTCAGCACCCAGGCCGAGGCGGGGATGGCGGAGACCGGGCTCGCCCCGCTGCTCGCCGAACTGGTGAAGATCCGCGTCTCGCAGCTCAACGGGTGCGCGTTCTGCCTGCGGACGCACACGCGGGACGCGCTCGCCAAGGGGGAGACCGCCGACCGGCTCGCCGTGCTGGCCGCGTGGGGGGAGTCGGGGTACTTCACGGCGCGGGAGCGGGCCGCGCTGGCCGTGGCCGAGCGGACCACCCGGCCGGGCGAGCCCGTGCGGTGGGCGTACGAGGACGAGGCCCTGACCGACGACCAGGCCTCGGCCGTCAGCTGGCTCGCGATCGTGATGAACGCCTGGAACCGGGTGGCGCTGATGAGCCGTACGCCGGTCGCGCCCTGA
- a CDS encoding hypothetical protein (The Major Facilitator Superfamily (MFS) isa large and diverse group of secondary transporters that includes uniporters, symporters, and antiporters. MFS proteins facilitate the transport across cytoplasmic or internal membranes of a variety of...; cd06174;~identified by MetaGeneAnnotator; putative;~methyl viologen resistance protein SmvA; Provisional;~predicted protein [Streptomyces sp. AA4];~putative substrate translocation pore) yields MRLRGTGEDMTEENTSAGTREWAGLAVLVLPCLLASMDMSVMFITLPSLTADLGPSGSEQLWIMDAYGFLLAGLLITMGTLGDRFGRRRVLLSGAVAFGAASVLAAFSTSAGMLIAARVLLGVAGATLAPSTLSLIRSMFHDAKQRATAVGVWTAGFAGGAVLGPIIGGLLLEHFWWGSVFLINVPVMILLLILGPLLLTEYRDPRPGRFDLLGAVLSLVAVLGVIYGVKAMAEHGFGWGPVAYCAAGLAVGAVFLRRQRTAANPLIDLRLFRTRWFSVPLLIGALDAFGLVGFSLFNWQFMQLVLGMGPLESALWSMPTFLVMPAGIALATTFAPRVGAPRVIAAGLLVATAGYVSLTLLQADSGILHLVGGMTVVSIGIGAVSAVVTEVILSAAPPERAGAASALAETSAEFGGALGIALLGSLGAAVYRAELAAEAPDALTSGELEAAGNTLGGAVETASALPGGTAEALRDAAFEAFAREARIASMVSAVLMAGAAVLIATLLRAPRRRASRADDPAFSDAPPRPER; encoded by the coding sequence ATGCGCCTGCGCGGCACGGGAGAGGACATGACCGAAGAGAACACCAGTGCCGGAACCAGGGAGTGGGCCGGGCTCGCCGTCCTGGTGCTGCCCTGCCTGCTGGCCTCCATGGACATGTCCGTCATGTTCATCACGCTTCCGTCGCTGACGGCCGACCTCGGCCCGAGCGGCTCCGAGCAGCTGTGGATCATGGATGCCTACGGGTTCCTCCTCGCCGGCCTGCTCATCACCATGGGCACCCTCGGGGACCGTTTCGGGCGTCGGCGCGTGCTGCTGTCCGGCGCCGTGGCCTTCGGCGCCGCCTCGGTTCTCGCGGCGTTCTCGACCAGCGCCGGGATGCTCATCGCGGCCCGCGTCCTGCTGGGCGTCGCCGGAGCCACGCTGGCGCCGTCCACGCTGTCCCTGATCCGGAGCATGTTCCACGACGCCAAGCAGCGGGCCACCGCCGTCGGCGTCTGGACGGCGGGATTCGCCGGCGGCGCGGTGCTCGGCCCGATCATCGGCGGTCTGCTCCTGGAGCACTTCTGGTGGGGGTCGGTCTTCCTGATCAACGTGCCGGTGATGATCCTGCTGCTGATCCTCGGCCCGCTGCTGCTCACCGAGTACCGGGACCCCCGGCCCGGCCGATTCGATCTGCTCGGTGCCGTCCTGTCGCTCGTCGCCGTGCTCGGCGTCATCTACGGCGTCAAGGCCATGGCGGAACACGGCTTCGGGTGGGGGCCGGTGGCGTACTGCGCCGCCGGACTCGCGGTGGGCGCGGTGTTCCTCCGCCGCCAGCGCACGGCCGCGAACCCGCTGATCGACCTGAGGCTGTTCCGTACGCGCTGGTTCAGCGTGCCGCTGCTCATCGGCGCCCTGGATGCCTTCGGACTGGTCGGCTTCAGCCTCTTCAACTGGCAGTTCATGCAACTGGTCCTGGGCATGGGCCCGTTGGAGTCGGCGCTGTGGTCCATGCCGACCTTTCTCGTGATGCCGGCGGGCATCGCGCTGGCCACCACGTTCGCCCCGCGCGTCGGCGCCCCCCGCGTGATCGCCGCCGGACTGCTCGTGGCGACCGCCGGCTATGTCTCGCTGACCCTGCTTCAGGCCGATTCGGGAATCCTCCACCTCGTCGGCGGCATGACCGTCGTCTCGATCGGCATCGGCGCCGTCTCCGCCGTCGTCACCGAGGTGATCCTGTCCGCCGCGCCCCCGGAGCGGGCCGGAGCGGCCTCCGCCCTGGCCGAGACCTCGGCCGAGTTCGGCGGTGCGCTCGGCATCGCGCTCCTGGGCAGCCTCGGCGCCGCCGTCTACCGTGCGGAACTGGCGGCCGAAGCGCCCGACGCCCTCACCTCCGGGGAGCTCGAAGCGGCCGGGAACACCCTGGGCGGCGCGGTCGAGACCGCCTCCGCCCTTCCGGGAGGTACGGCCGAGGCGCTGCGCGACGCGGCGTTCGAGGCCTTCGCCCGGGAGGCCAGGATCGCCTCGATGGTCAGCGCCGTTCTCATGGCCGGTGCGGCGGTGCTCATCGCGACGCTTCTCCGCGCCCCGCGCCGCCGGGCGTCACGCGCCGACGATCCGGCGTTCTCCGACGCCCCTCCGCGGCCGGAACGGTGA
- a CDS encoding methyltransferase (identified by MetaGeneAnnotator; putative;~sequence version:1) has product MSTTLPPSDRPLDGPYPFDNDSPHSAGHHLSLEQALDPLTLGHLADAGVTRGAHCLEVGSGAGSVAHALTRLVAPGGTVTATDVKPGRIAPAPGLVVLTHDIVNDPLPEARYDVVVARLVLQHLPERREVLRRLARALVPGGLIQIDEFDTSTEHCLLAPAPDDARLYDRFTAAKADLMRAAGGDPAWGRHVPADLLAAGFTALDIRPHVLLRAPGRPALGLQLHHLTHFAPGLLDAGFTPSELDRLRAVMNDPGFAAVTGVLHSVQARRPA; this is encoded by the coding sequence GTGTCCACCACCCTTCCCCCGTCCGACCGTCCGCTCGACGGCCCCTATCCCTTCGACAACGACAGCCCGCACAGCGCCGGCCACCACCTCAGCCTCGAACAGGCCCTGGACCCCCTCACGTTGGGGCACCTCGCCGACGCCGGGGTCACCCGCGGCGCGCACTGTCTGGAGGTCGGCTCCGGAGCCGGCAGCGTCGCCCACGCCCTGACCCGGCTCGTCGCGCCCGGCGGCACGGTCACCGCCACCGACGTCAAACCCGGTCGCATCGCACCGGCGCCCGGGCTCGTCGTCCTGACCCATGACATCGTCAATGACCCGCTGCCGGAAGCCCGTTACGACGTCGTGGTCGCCCGGCTCGTCCTCCAGCACCTGCCGGAGCGGCGGGAGGTGCTGCGCCGGCTCGCCCGCGCGCTCGTCCCCGGCGGGCTGATCCAGATCGACGAGTTCGACACGTCGACGGAGCACTGTCTGCTCGCCCCGGCCCCCGACGACGCCCGGCTGTACGACCGCTTCACCGCCGCCAAGGCCGATCTGATGCGCGCGGCGGGCGGCGACCCGGCCTGGGGCCGTCACGTACCGGCCGATCTGCTCGCGGCCGGCTTCACCGCGCTCGACATCCGCCCCCACGTGCTGCTGCGCGCGCCCGGCCGGCCCGCCCTCGGGCTCCAGCTCCACCATCTGACCCACTTCGCCCCGGGGCTGCTCGACGCCGGCTTCACGCCCTCCGAACTCGACCGGCTGCGCGCCGTCATGAACGATCCCGGGTTCGCCGCCGTCACCGGCGTCCTCCACTCCGTCCAGGCCCGTCGCCCGGCATGA
- a CDS encoding F0F1 ATP synthase subunit epsilon (ATP synthase, Delta/Epsilon chain, beta-sandwich domain; cl10033;~F0F1 ATP synthase subunit epsilon [Streptomyces pristinaespiralis ATCC25486];~identified by MetaGeneAnnotator; putative), with protein MAAELHVELVAADRSVWSGEATLVIARTTSGDIGVMPGHQPLLGVLESGPVTIRTSEGDTIVAAVHGGFLSFADDKLSLLAEIAELADEIDAQRAERALERAKSDEDAAAERRAEVRLRAVAVR; from the coding sequence TTGGCCGCTGAGCTGCACGTCGAGCTGGTCGCCGCGGACCGGAGTGTCTGGTCCGGCGAGGCCACCCTGGTCATCGCGCGTACCACCTCCGGCGACATCGGCGTCATGCCCGGTCACCAGCCGCTGCTCGGTGTGCTGGAGTCGGGCCCGGTGACCATCCGTACGAGTGAGGGCGACACGATCGTGGCCGCCGTCCACGGCGGATTCCTCTCCTTCGCCGACGACAAGCTTTCTCTGCTCGCGGAGATCGCCGAACTGGCGGATGAGATCGACGCCCAGCGTGCCGAGCGCGCGCTGGAGCGTGCGAAGTCGGACGAGGACGCCGCCGCCGAGCGGCGCGCCGAAGTCCGGCTGCGCGCGGTGGCGGTCCGCTAG